In Candidatus Dependentiae bacterium, the following proteins share a genomic window:
- the wecB gene encoding UDP-N-acetylglucosamine 2-epimerase (non-hydrolyzing): MASSSPIVLIIGTRPEGIKMLPVYFALKEADVPVVLCSTMQHDQLLQDVFDLFGVMPDIDLGVMRIKQDLFYVTQSLLQKTKEVFQKVQPSLVLVQGDTTSTMAAAMAAFYLKIPVGHIEAGLRTDDIYAPFPEEMNRRVVSTFAQFHFAPTSLALDNLRAEQIDEQKLFCTGNTVVDALRIMQNKIVSNEIVISSHIKKMVQQCKADNKKLVLLTMHRRESFNGGIKRVLQTVQTFLQNYEDVFCVYPFHPNPHVVDVLQEIGLSELNNCYVSEPLPYQDLVYLLSHADFVLTDSGGIQEEAISLGKPTIVLREKTERKEGVIEGLAQLVGTDQQKLNSALQNIYMQNDTTLPSVIYGDGFASEKIAEILKTHLKKEAKLPVSKKQAENGQIDNLSSMKNMPFEKCKTRGIMKKVTVLGLGYIGLPTSIVCAESGFDVVGFDIDQQRVDAINQGEPVIKEPDLFEKLQIALQTDRFCATTKITQSDFFIIAVPTPFKENKQADLSYVFSAGKTIASVLKKNDVVILESTVPVGATEKLAQFLQQESGLLVGTDFFVAHCPERVLPGKIFKELVENDRVLGGINQASVYAAQELYKPFVTGNIYLTDAKTAEMVKLIENSSRDTQIAFAHQVASMAYAVGLNPYEVIELANKHPRVNILKPSCGVGGHCIAVDPWFLIETFNTKTKLLQSARNINDGRPLQVVEYIFKAARQWCNQATKKCNVLLMGLTYKPDVDDMRESPAVRIADLVKENGSINMMVCEPHLNQQKLTALYPDEAISITEGLQKADVVVFLVGHTRFRAIDKKILQNKKVLDFCGILHTEKQTDKKHLYWPASSLEFFMPEDEVHYYTHVERSQELG, from the coding sequence ATGGCGAGCAGTTCACCTATTGTTTTAATTATTGGTACACGTCCTGAAGGTATAAAAATGTTACCAGTATATTTTGCTTTAAAGGAAGCAGATGTGCCGGTTGTTTTATGTTCAACGATGCAACATGATCAACTGTTGCAAGATGTTTTTGATCTATTTGGTGTCATGCCTGATATTGATTTGGGTGTAATGAGGATTAAGCAAGATCTTTTTTATGTGACACAATCATTATTACAAAAAACAAAAGAGGTTTTTCAAAAAGTACAACCTTCATTGGTGTTAGTGCAAGGTGATACCACTTCCACTATGGCTGCTGCGATGGCAGCATTTTATCTCAAAATTCCGGTTGGTCATATTGAGGCCGGTTTGCGCACTGACGATATATATGCGCCATTTCCTGAAGAAATGAATCGGCGTGTTGTTTCAACTTTTGCACAGTTTCATTTTGCGCCGACATCATTAGCGTTAGATAATTTACGTGCAGAACAGATTGATGAACAAAAACTATTTTGTACCGGTAATACGGTGGTTGATGCATTACGCATTATGCAAAATAAAATTGTATCAAATGAAATTGTAATTTCATCCCATATAAAAAAAATGGTGCAGCAATGCAAAGCGGATAATAAAAAATTGGTGTTGTTGACCATGCATCGTCGTGAGTCATTCAATGGTGGTATAAAACGTGTATTGCAAACGGTGCAAACTTTTTTGCAAAACTATGAAGATGTTTTTTGTGTATATCCATTTCATCCTAATCCTCATGTTGTTGATGTGTTGCAAGAAATTGGTCTTTCGGAACTGAATAATTGTTATGTTTCTGAGCCATTGCCTTATCAAGATTTAGTATATCTTTTGAGTCATGCTGATTTTGTATTAACCGATTCAGGAGGCATTCAAGAAGAGGCAATAAGTTTGGGAAAACCGACGATTGTTTTGCGTGAAAAAACGGAACGTAAAGAAGGGGTGATTGAGGGGCTTGCACAGTTGGTTGGCACTGATCAACAAAAATTAAACAGTGCATTGCAGAACATTTATATGCAAAATGATACTACTTTGCCATCTGTTATATATGGCGATGGATTTGCATCGGAAAAAATAGCGGAAATTTTAAAGACACATTTAAAAAAAGAAGCTAAACTACCGGTGAGTAAAAAACAGGCAGAAAATGGACAGATTGACAATCTGTCTTCAATGAAAAATATGCCTTTTGAAAAATGTAAAACAAGGGGAATAATGAAAAAAGTTACCGTATTGGGCTTAGGTTACATCGGTTTGCCAACCTCAATTGTGTGTGCTGAATCAGGTTTTGATGTCGTTGGTTTTGATATTGATCAACAACGTGTTGACGCAATTAACCAAGGTGAGCCGGTCATTAAAGAACCGGATCTTTTTGAAAAATTACAAATTGCTTTGCAAACAGATAGATTTTGTGCAACCACTAAGATTACTCAATCAGATTTTTTTATTATTGCAGTTCCCACACCATTTAAAGAAAACAAACAAGCGGACTTAAGTTATGTATTTAGTGCCGGCAAGACAATTGCATCAGTGCTTAAAAAAAATGATGTTGTGATTTTGGAGTCAACAGTTCCGGTTGGTGCTACAGAAAAATTGGCACAATTTCTACAACAAGAGTCAGGTTTACTTGTGGGCACAGATTTTTTTGTTGCACATTGCCCTGAGCGTGTATTGCCGGGTAAGATTTTTAAGGAATTAGTAGAAAATGATCGCGTACTGGGTGGTATTAATCAAGCTTCAGTATATGCAGCACAGGAATTATATAAACCATTTGTAACCGGTAATATTTATTTAACCGATGCAAAAACCGCTGAAATGGTAAAGCTTATTGAAAATAGTTCTCGTGATACGCAAATTGCATTTGCTCACCAAGTTGCATCAATGGCATATGCGGTTGGTTTGAATCCTTATGAAGTTATTGAACTTGCCAACAAGCATCCGCGTGTGAATATTTTAAAACCATCATGTGGTGTTGGCGGGCATTGCATTGCAGTTGATCCATGGTTTTTAATTGAAACATTCAATACAAAAACAAAGCTATTACAGTCTGCGCGTAACATAAATGATGGGCGTCCTTTACAGGTTGTTGAATATATTTTTAAAGCTGCACGCCAATGGTGTAATCAAGCTACAAAAAAATGTAATGTTTTATTAATGGGATTGACCTATAAGCCTGATGTTGATGATATGCGAGAGTCACCTGCGGTTCGTATTGCAGATTTGGTTAAAGAAAATGGCAGTATTAATATGATGGTGTGTGAACCACATTTAAATCAGCAAAAATTAACAGCACTTTATCCGGACGAGGCAATTTCAATTACTGAAGGCTTACAAAAAGCTGATGTCGTTGTTTTTCTTGTTGGACATACACGATTTAGAGCAATTGATAAGAAAATTTTACAAAACAAAAAAGTTTTAGATTTTTGTGGCATTTTGCATACAGAAAAGCAAACTGATAAAAAACATCTGTATTGGCCTGCAAGTTCATTAGAATTTTTCATGCCGGAAGATGAAGTACACTATTATACACATGTCGAACGTAGCCAGGAGTTAGGATGA
- a CDS encoding ankyrin repeat domain-containing protein, whose protein sequence is MKKMILLSLLIASSGQLFSADFNKPDLLLSERLLAGVERQPDRELFASIGNEGKFGDYDRVKKLLSSSKGLLKGKKRKEDMPNVDAQNAYGWTPLMYAVIDPYKVKLVNLLIEKKADVNLVDEYGRTALMHAVQDGKTLENVKALIAAGADVNVQDVDGNTALMYAAKMYGQDALAKVNLLLEAGAEVNMQNNEGETAYLNAIDIHVKKALIDAGADSKIEPDYLLKDTGAMTKAVRPDKK, encoded by the coding sequence ATGAAGAAAATGATATTACTTTCATTATTAATTGCTTCAAGTGGGCAACTGTTTAGTGCGGATTTTAACAAACCTGATTTGCTCCTTAGCGAGCGTTTATTGGCCGGTGTAGAACGGCAACCGGATAGAGAACTTTTTGCAAGCATTGGAAACGAAGGAAAGTTTGGAGATTATGATCGGGTAAAGAAATTATTAAGTTCATCTAAAGGATTGCTTAAAGGGAAGAAACGCAAAGAAGATATGCCAAATGTTGATGCACAAAATGCGTATGGCTGGACTCCATTGATGTATGCAGTTATTGATCCTTATAAGGTTAAATTAGTGAATTTGTTAATTGAAAAAAAAGCTGATGTTAATCTTGTTGATGAGTATGGAAGGACAGCATTGATGCATGCTGTGCAAGATGGAAAAACACTGGAAAATGTCAAAGCTTTAATTGCAGCCGGTGCTGATGTTAATGTGCAGGACGTAGATGGTAATACAGCATTGATGTATGCAGCAAAGATGTATGGTCAAGATGCATTAGCTAAAGTTAATTTATTACTTGAAGCTGGTGCTGAAGTAAATATGCAGAATAATGAGGGAGAGACAGCATATTTAAATGCAATTGACATTCATGTCAAAAAGGCGTTGATTGATGCAGGTGCTGATTCTAAAATTGAACCTGATTATTTGTTAAAAGATACTGGAGCAATGACCAAAGCTGTACGTCCAGATAAAAAGTAA
- a CDS encoding ankyrin repeat domain-containing protein, whose protein sequence is MNDNANSTDSFGATPLIISACNRRSPKALSVMDLLLKHKAKVNKRNCFGWTALHYAARTGRKEMVQRLLEAGARSTIKNWKRKTAVDIAREKGRHEIAQLIENGLPQVEDTGLTKSAR, encoded by the coding sequence ATCAACGATAATGCAAATTCAACAGATTCTTTTGGAGCTACGCCATTGATAATATCTGCTTGCAATCGACGTTCTCCCAAAGCATTGTCGGTAATGGATTTGTTACTAAAGCATAAAGCCAAGGTGAACAAGAGAAATTGCTTTGGATGGACAGCATTGCATTATGCAGCTCGAACCGGCAGGAAAGAAATGGTGCAAAGATTATTAGAAGCCGGCGCTCGTTCAACAATTAAAAATTGGAAACGTAAAACTGCTGTGGATATTGCACGCGAAAAAGGACGTCATGAAATTGCGCAGCTTATAGAAAATGGTTTGCCACAGGTTGAGGATACCGGTTTAACTAAATCAGCCCGATAA
- the ligD gene encoding non-homologous end-joining DNA ligase has translation MKHKPMLAKIGKEELLEDNELIFEPKLDGYRALCEVTPKSMKFYSRRGIDITQQFPEFDFRNLIDAKSCILDGEIIVYNKKGLPDFNLMQGRSQLTQQALIDERSEAHPATYAVFDILTKDGKSLLKKPFIERHDILYKTIKQGNHLELLPWTHNGKKLFQEMKQHKLEGVIAKDPQGIYEPGKRTRAWQKVKFNKTVECVVLGFTQEKKLISSLALGLYDEKGKLHYVGRVGTGFSQDKIDELYPKLLKYETAKPAAKNIAKISNLILIKPNIVVEIKYLEMSKTGTLRHTSYVHYRDDKKPKACTLDQL, from the coding sequence ATGAAGCACAAACCAATGTTAGCTAAAATCGGCAAAGAGGAGCTTCTTGAAGATAACGAACTTATTTTTGAACCAAAACTTGATGGCTATCGTGCATTATGTGAAGTTACACCAAAAAGTATGAAGTTCTACAGCCGTCGCGGCATTGATATCACTCAACAATTTCCTGAGTTCGATTTTCGAAATCTAATTGACGCAAAGTCATGTATTTTGGATGGTGAAATTATTGTATACAACAAAAAAGGACTTCCTGATTTCAATCTCATGCAAGGACGCAGTCAACTAACACAACAAGCATTAATTGATGAACGATCCGAAGCTCATCCTGCAACATATGCTGTTTTTGATATATTAACAAAGGATGGCAAATCACTACTAAAAAAACCGTTCATTGAACGGCATGACATATTATATAAAACTATAAAACAAGGCAATCATCTTGAGCTGCTACCTTGGACCCATAACGGCAAAAAACTGTTTCAAGAAATGAAACAACATAAACTTGAAGGAGTAATTGCAAAAGATCCTCAAGGCATATATGAACCGGGCAAACGAACCCGTGCATGGCAAAAAGTAAAATTCAACAAAACAGTTGAATGCGTAGTCCTTGGATTTACACAAGAAAAAAAATTGATCTCTTCTCTCGCCTTAGGACTATATGATGAAAAAGGTAAACTGCACTATGTCGGCAGAGTTGGCACCGGATTCTCTCAAGACAAAATCGATGAACTCTATCCGAAACTGCTCAAATATGAAACGGCAAAACCTGCTGCAAAAAATATTGCCAAAATCAGCAATTTAATTTTAATCAAACCGAACATTGTTGTTGAAATTAAATATCTTGAAATGAGCAAAACCGGCACGTTACGCCATACGTCTTATGTGCATTATCGTGATGATAAAAAACCAAAAGCTTGCACATTAGATCAGTTATGA
- a CDS encoding type II toxin-antitoxin system RelE/ParE family toxin, whose translation MLKSSFVGYKIEFAVQAKKDLKKIDKPQLKKINQKLEGLVSSDFNQDIKKLEGTTESIYRMRVGDYRVVFQVKHNVITILVIGIAHRKQVYRRY comes from the coding sequence ATGCTAAAAAGTAGTTTTGTTGGCTATAAAATTGAGTTTGCTGTGCAGGCAAAAAAAGATCTCAAAAAGATTGATAAACCACAGCTTAAAAAAATTAATCAAAAATTGGAAGGGCTTGTCTCATCAGATTTTAATCAAGATATAAAGAAGCTAGAAGGCACAACAGAGTCAATCTATCGGATGAGAGTTGGTGACTATCGTGTCGTTTTTCAGGTAAAGCATAATGTTATTACTATTTTGGTTATAGGTATTGCTCATAGAAAGCAAGTTTATAGAAGGTATTAA
- a CDS encoding WD40 repeat domain-containing protein has translation MYINIKKHLKSMLFISIVTLSFTAVKPAATSSHEATSFNSPRPLVDIVIKQLVKDFTVATRDVNGQSYSSISTHIHKTLSQLPLDLIEALNNEIRRSLSWQEQPYLKEVISPTKKYIKYLLFNKTGSTLLASSLDKKLYIIKIDDGSFKTIHLPMAARSLALSDDGRYLAALLYKRKLMVLDSYNQQTNIIETPELFTHTERSPTSIEKIEFCKDDQLIKGTLYSVPQYNIAWKLKDIFQQEIPEHFFIPKEPTSSFDDKKPFAYINAYNNQITVCADTSYDLSHIDRPSAHTFCPNYNYLAVGMTNGKIALWHCPNWQHYLLQRTIRKTKVARKPLVYIELIKALEQNKNDIFHQLPKEEQTKLLNDLKINIEALRQSVCATNRFEILIEQNNIELARMHIQNFALNLVPQQTNKRKIEHATDTENLETQRLKID, from the coding sequence ATGTATATAAATATCAAAAAACACCTAAAAAGCATGCTTTTTATCAGTATAGTTACACTAAGCTTTACTGCAGTAAAACCTGCAGCAACATCATCACATGAAGCAACTTCTTTCAATAGTCCAAGACCACTGGTTGATATAGTAATTAAGCAATTAGTTAAAGATTTCACTGTTGCCACAAGAGATGTTAACGGTCAAAGCTATTCTTCAATTTCAACACACATACATAAGACCTTGAGTCAACTACCCTTAGACCTCATCGAAGCATTAAATAATGAAATTCGCCGATCTCTTAGTTGGCAAGAACAGCCATACTTAAAAGAAGTAATATCACCAACTAAAAAATATATTAAATATCTTCTTTTTAATAAAACCGGATCAACATTGCTCGCAAGTAGTTTAGACAAAAAGCTATATATAATAAAAATAGATGATGGCTCATTCAAAACTATACATCTGCCCATGGCCGCACGCAGCTTAGCCCTCTCAGATGATGGGCGCTATTTAGCAGCATTATTATATAAAAGAAAACTTATGGTATTAGACTCATACAATCAACAAACAAATATCATCGAAACTCCTGAACTTTTCACACATACGGAACGCAGCCCTACCTCTATTGAAAAAATTGAATTTTGCAAAGATGATCAACTTATTAAAGGAACCTTATACAGCGTCCCTCAATATAACATTGCATGGAAATTAAAAGATATATTCCAACAAGAAATACCTGAACATTTTTTTATTCCAAAAGAACCTACATCATCTTTTGATGATAAAAAACCATTTGCATACATTAATGCATATAATAATCAAATAACTGTTTGCGCAGATACTTCCTATGATCTATCTCATATAGATCGTCCTTCTGCGCATACCTTTTGCCCAAACTATAACTATCTTGCCGTTGGCATGACCAATGGCAAGATCGCCCTATGGCATTGCCCTAACTGGCAGCATTATCTCCTGCAACGAACAATCAGAAAAACAAAAGTAGCAAGAAAGCCGCTTGTATATATCGAACTTATTAAAGCTCTTGAACAAAATAAAAATGATATTTTTCATCAATTGCCAAAAGAAGAACAAACGAAACTTTTAAATGATTTAAAAATAAATATTGAAGCACTTAGGCAATCAGTTTGCGCTACAAATCGCTTTGAAATACTCATCGAACAAAACAATATCGAATTAGCACGTATGCACATACAAAATTTTGCACTCAATCTTGTTCCACAACAAACGAATAAAAGAAAAATAGAACATGCAACTGATACAGAAAATCTCGAAACTCAAAGATTAAAAATCGATTAA
- a CDS encoding Lpg1974 family pore-forming outer membrane protein, with product MKHAKIALLMLTYLSATACDMQKGCDTQQESCHSFYGFVDGLYWRAYEDGLDYAITNNNGAVHINTCGQVERAKFDRNGGFRIGESYYNEHRDMGLTAYWTRFGTKGNDCLSETFPVVLFPVWTNPGSTITTAQNANACVRLDLNMLDAHLHAWFSPTCSVDIMPLLGVAYARINQTFNINSNGGQSQGPVAIVLDDDIDMCNDFWGVGPKVGIRSRWALGCDFFISGNFDVALLYGRYKIKQHEEIAFSDEVAPTTFLDIACNRFAMCRPRLDLMLGLGWQTTLCDDSYHFDIQAGWEQLYFFGQNQLMRFFDDVNAGANMSVNGDLALQGLTVRVGFGF from the coding sequence ATGAAACACGCAAAAATAGCTTTGTTAATGCTTACTTATTTAAGTGCAACTGCATGTGATATGCAAAAGGGATGTGATACTCAACAAGAGTCATGCCATTCTTTTTATGGATTTGTAGATGGACTGTACTGGCGCGCATATGAAGATGGACTTGATTATGCGATTACAAATAATAATGGTGCAGTACATATCAATACCTGTGGTCAAGTTGAGCGTGCAAAATTTGATCGTAATGGAGGATTTCGTATAGGTGAAAGTTATTATAATGAACATCGTGATATGGGTTTAACTGCATATTGGACTCGCTTTGGCACGAAAGGTAACGATTGTCTTTCAGAAACATTTCCGGTGGTTCTTTTTCCTGTGTGGACAAATCCCGGCTCAACAATAACAACAGCACAAAATGCCAACGCATGTGTCCGTCTTGATCTTAATATGCTTGATGCACATTTGCATGCATGGTTTTCACCAACTTGTTCAGTTGATATTATGCCATTATTAGGTGTTGCTTATGCACGGATTAATCAAACATTTAATATTAATTCAAATGGTGGACAAAGCCAGGGGCCGGTTGCCATTGTATTGGATGATGATATTGATATGTGTAATGATTTTTGGGGTGTTGGTCCCAAAGTTGGGATTCGTTCACGTTGGGCATTAGGGTGTGATTTTTTTATATCAGGAAATTTTGATGTAGCATTGCTTTATGGCAGATATAAGATTAAACAGCATGAAGAGATTGCATTTTCTGACGAAGTTGCACCAACTACTTTTTTAGATATTGCGTGTAATCGTTTTGCAATGTGTCGTCCACGTCTTGATTTAATGCTTGGTTTAGGTTGGCAAACAACGCTGTGTGATGATTCTTACCATTTTGATATTCAAGCAGGTTGGGAACAACTTTATTTCTTTGGCCAGAATCAATTGATGCGTTTTTTTGATGATGTAAATGCCGGTGCCAATATGAGTGTGAATGGCGATTTGGCATTGCAAGGTTTAACCGTACGTGTCGGCTTTGGATTTTAA
- a CDS encoding glycosyl hydrolase, which translates to MQKKIAVMLWLSILPVVALAVPIKSGQAYFQNENIDAVTGKTDDTYYPPLAAPNKVSVTTKVQNPDAPTAPYRLHSWLGGAVLWATGQKETNVNDGYFVARNVPKTNVWPAELFQQAPVIANPLIMQYLESPNQAGSDPTSRGINVCFPYPYYMPDAAYGPECQAANDQWKTAPLLLQTDSQKNLLLFPADTAPVDGQASGSIWAPNNILVDRMGDWDVDLIFQNPEKPYIKTDFSEKNGKGEYIKMTVAQGSPYLFVECCGFEFLGISNRIVGDGSTDLVAPATAAIAVPGVDKVSYATFGGNQNNPAIFAEGSTLNPPGKQDNFTTWAIYFKNDIGITFVPGTVTTQPQNSYLKFPNKTEKFYCVLVGVPTIFAYPTAGKTYAQAIAETGNDVDAYVQDLGKYAFNFLTDTAINYSVTDNTFCQTTFKTTLENPYDDATMVEAKSTVMCLQPHQYQDQTFAPGLRPAVLDLDGSTEFMPAGTADLFYWSVRGNLKAILGDSFKTNYIFSNFLPGMPTPFWTDPVSTKAGPFTIGQLLFDNIDNEYINNLASKAFAPWNAGYYVNDKGIYDVGKSISNAAKQLSLLAIFVQGMQDSADAQAPFHDFFYKTLIEEQYNNVIALPDRPGAFNAPESKPRLQAIQDGLMSSVVGTTKPMLAGVQGAFSHYFQKNPVVTKGKAPQAFYNLSHYAYYDPIAHMVMLYPSAGQAQAPTPNPTPWPSRKQTLPIHNIFGEVGGQEKMLGQSIGIVWESFGVANAFNDHHYQFGYWIAAAALAGLYDGAWKTNPDDGNGWAKAAKFGQAIDQLVQDICYNEKNNGTDLNFFKNPSMSFAKLNFFDQWAGHGWADGIQATIAGGNSGHNENSIGEALQAYASIILWGMTTGRRDIVDLGIYLYATNSYAMDSYFFDKNLNLKKGQAPTVSFVPVTTKTGDATYAAGTAFIDTTIHSTAAGEPTSSGTPKIAQAVINYSSDFGQTPENVKVINAFPCSAWTLVYGRNKEYLHAWNASMDTTAFVDTIPAGITTTNACWQINFDSNMNMLRMLGDNSIAFGQTDLSATAPTPYQFMLDVFTMFGPTPPWGSQGGAFADPAQSINEVLHFMHIIDHFGTPDWTVYGHATPNTDALVYTAAFTKGGTTTFFAFNPNLEDVTVQFADIATKAMITMFDVKAKRWASKVVM; encoded by the coding sequence ATGCAGAAAAAAATAGCCGTAATGCTATGGTTATCGATTCTACCGGTGGTTGCACTCGCCGTTCCGATTAAATCAGGCCAGGCTTACTTTCAGAATGAAAATATTGATGCGGTAACAGGAAAAACAGATGACACTTATTATCCTCCACTTGCAGCACCGAATAAAGTAAGTGTTACAACAAAGGTGCAAAATCCTGATGCGCCAACAGCTCCATATCGTTTGCATTCTTGGCTTGGAGGAGCTGTTTTATGGGCAACCGGTCAGAAAGAGACAAATGTAAATGATGGTTATTTTGTTGCGCGCAATGTACCAAAAACAAATGTTTGGCCGGCAGAGTTGTTTCAGCAAGCGCCGGTGATTGCAAATCCATTAATTATGCAATATTTAGAATCGCCAAATCAGGCTGGTTCAGATCCAACTTCACGCGGTATAAATGTATGTTTCCCTTATCCTTATTATATGCCTGATGCTGCTTATGGCCCTGAGTGTCAAGCTGCCAATGACCAATGGAAAACAGCGCCATTATTATTGCAAACTGATTCACAAAAAAATCTTTTACTCTTTCCTGCCGATACTGCACCGGTTGATGGACAAGCATCAGGTTCTATTTGGGCTCCCAATAATATTTTGGTAGATCGTATGGGCGACTGGGATGTTGATCTTATTTTTCAGAATCCTGAAAAACCGTATATTAAAACAGATTTTTCAGAAAAAAATGGAAAAGGTGAATATATAAAAATGACCGTTGCACAAGGGTCGCCATATCTGTTTGTTGAATGTTGTGGTTTTGAATTTTTAGGTATTTCTAATCGTATTGTTGGCGACGGTTCTACTGATTTAGTAGCGCCTGCAACTGCAGCAATAGCAGTACCCGGTGTGGATAAAGTGAGTTATGCTACTTTTGGTGGTAATCAAAATAATCCTGCAATTTTTGCAGAAGGTAGTACGCTTAATCCGCCGGGCAAACAGGATAATTTTACCACTTGGGCGATATATTTTAAAAATGATATTGGTATAACTTTTGTGCCGGGGACAGTAACGACACAACCACAAAACAGTTATTTAAAGTTTCCAAATAAAACTGAAAAATTTTATTGTGTGTTGGTTGGTGTTCCAACTATTTTTGCCTATCCAACTGCAGGCAAAACGTATGCACAGGCTATTGCTGAAACAGGTAATGATGTTGATGCATATGTGCAAGATTTAGGAAAATATGCATTTAACTTTTTAACCGATACGGCAATTAATTATAGCGTAACGGATAATACATTTTGTCAAACAACATTCAAAACAACGTTAGAAAATCCCTATGATGATGCAACAATGGTTGAAGCAAAAAGTACCGTTATGTGTTTGCAGCCACATCAATATCAAGATCAAACATTTGCACCGGGATTGAGACCGGCAGTATTGGATTTAGACGGTTCGACAGAATTTATGCCGGCAGGCACTGCAGATCTGTTTTATTGGTCAGTCCGTGGAAATTTAAAAGCTATTTTAGGTGATAGTTTTAAAACTAACTATATTTTTTCAAATTTCTTGCCTGGAATGCCCACACCATTTTGGACCGATCCGGTCAGTACAAAAGCAGGACCATTCACTATCGGTCAATTGTTATTTGATAATATTGATAATGAATATATTAATAATTTAGCCTCAAAAGCATTTGCTCCATGGAACGCCGGCTATTATGTCAATGATAAAGGGATTTATGATGTTGGCAAAAGCATTTCAAATGCTGCAAAGCAGCTTAGTTTGTTAGCGATTTTTGTTCAAGGAATGCAAGATAGTGCTGATGCACAAGCGCCGTTTCATGACTTTTTTTACAAAACGTTAATTGAAGAACAATATAATAATGTTATTGCATTGCCTGATCGGCCCGGTGCGTTTAATGCGCCTGAAAGTAAGCCACGTTTGCAAGCGATACAAGATGGTTTAATGTCCTCAGTGGTTGGAACAACAAAGCCAATGTTGGCAGGTGTTCAAGGGGCTTTTTCACATTATTTTCAAAAAAATCCGGTTGTTACAAAAGGTAAAGCGCCACAAGCATTTTATAATTTAAGTCATTATGCATATTATGATCCAATTGCACACATGGTGATGTTGTATCCATCGGCAGGACAAGCACAAGCTCCAACACCAAATCCAACTCCTTGGCCGAGTCGTAAACAAACATTGCCGATTCATAATATTTTTGGTGAAGTTGGCGGTCAAGAAAAAATGCTTGGTCAATCAATTGGTATTGTGTGGGAATCGTTTGGTGTAGCAAATGCATTTAATGATCATCACTATCAGTTTGGTTATTGGATTGCAGCAGCGGCTCTTGCAGGTTTATATGACGGAGCTTGGAAAACAAATCCGGATGATGGCAACGGTTGGGCGAAAGCTGCAAAATTTGGTCAAGCGATTGATCAATTGGTGCAGGATATTTGTTATAATGAAAAAAATAATGGTACCGATTTGAATTTTTTCAAAAATCCAAGCATGAGTTTTGCAAAACTGAATTTCTTTGATCAATGGGCCGGTCATGGTTGGGCTGATGGTATTCAAGCAACCATTGCCGGTGGCAATTCAGGGCATAATGAAAATTCAATTGGAGAAGCTTTGCAAGCGTATGCTTCAATCATTTTATGGGGTATGACAACCGGGCGCCGTGATATTGTTGATTTGGGAATTTATCTATATGCAACAAACTCTTATGCGATGGATAGTTATTTCTTTGACAAAAATTTAAATCTTAAAAAAGGGCAAGCGCCAACCGTTTCGTTTGTGCCTGTGACAACTAAAACCGGTGATGCAACCTATGCAGCAGGAACTGCATTTATTGATACCACTATTCACAGTACAGCAGCAGGTGAACCGACAAGTAGTGGAACGCCAAAAATTGCACAAGCGGTGATTAATTATAGTTCTGATTTTGGACAAACGCCTGAAAATGTAAAAGTGATTAATGCATTTCCATGTTCAGCGTGGACGTTAGTTTATGGAAGAAACAAAGAATATCTGCATGCGTGGAATGCATCAATGGATACAACTGCTTTTGTCGATACTATTCCTGCCGGCATCACCACGACTAATGCTTGTTGGCAGATCAATTTCGATTCCAATATGAATATGCTCAGAATGTTGGGTGACAACAGTATCGCATTTGGACAAACTGATTTAAGTGCTACTGCACCAACACCATATCAATTTATGCTTGATGTTTTCACTATGTTCGGCCCGACACCTCCGTGGGGTTCGCAAGGTGGTGCGTTTGCTGATCCGGCACAATCGATTAACGAAGTGTTGCATTTTATGCATATTATTGATCATTTTGGCACACCAGATTGGACGGTGTATGGTCATGCAACACCAAACACAGATGCATTAGTGTATACTGCCGCATTTACAAAAGGAGGAACTACAACCTTCTTCGCCTTTAATCCAAATTTAGAAGATGTTACAGTGCAGTTTGCAGATATTGCAACTAAAGCAATGATTACAATGTTTGATGTAAAAGCGAAGCGTTGGGCAAGTAAAGTAGTGATGTAA